One stretch of Cohnella algarum DNA includes these proteins:
- the phnE gene encoding phosphonate ABC transporter, permease protein PhnE, which translates to MNRNRWKRWLIFVALVLIYVWTFWGIEFGGIKETAGQITRAILEGLFSPDWDYVYLPDGEDLLRTMLETLAIAVLGTFISAILCIPFAFWAAAGKNKARTLSGTGKFVLSFIRTFPEIIMALLFIKAVGPGAFAGALALGLHSIGMLGKLFSEEVENMDAGPTEALIATGASRLQVLWFAVIPQVLPGFLSYTLYRFEINVRSATILGVIGAGGIGTPLIFALSTRSWERVGIILLGIIVTVTVIDLISGYFRRKLA; encoded by the coding sequence ATGAACCGGAACCGATGGAAACGCTGGCTCATTTTTGTCGCCCTTGTGCTGATTTACGTTTGGACATTCTGGGGCATCGAATTCGGCGGAATCAAAGAAACGGCGGGGCAAATCACGCGAGCGATCCTCGAAGGACTTTTCTCGCCGGACTGGGATTACGTCTATTTGCCCGACGGCGAAGACCTGCTCCGGACGATGCTGGAGACGCTGGCCATCGCCGTGCTCGGCACGTTTATTTCCGCCATCCTGTGCATCCCGTTCGCCTTCTGGGCGGCCGCGGGCAAGAACAAGGCGAGGACGCTGTCCGGAACGGGCAAATTCGTCCTCAGCTTCATCCGGACCTTCCCGGAAATCATCATGGCGCTCCTCTTCATCAAAGCGGTCGGTCCCGGGGCGTTCGCCGGCGCGCTGGCGCTCGGCCTGCATTCGATCGGCATGCTCGGCAAGCTGTTTTCCGAAGAGGTGGAAAACATGGACGCCGGACCGACGGAAGCGCTGATCGCGACCGGGGCAAGCCGGCTGCAGGTGCTCTGGTTCGCCGTCATCCCGCAGGTGCTGCCGGGATTTCTGTCCTACACGCTGTACCGTTTCGAGATCAACGTGCGGTCCGCAACGATTCTCGGCGTCATCGGCGCCGGCGGCATCGGCACGCCGCTCATTTTCGCCCTCAGCACCCGGTCCTGGGAACGGGTCGGCATCATTTTGCTCGGCATCATCGTCACCGTTACGGTGATCGACCTCATCTCCGGCTATTTTCGCCGCAAGCTGGCCTGA
- the tnpC gene encoding IS66 family transposase, producing MENRAESPQIEELRQQNAKLEQQNIELSAKLKWYEEQFRLAQQKRFGTSSEKTNPDQMELNLFNEAEVLATPAGQEPPTEKITYERRKQTGKREDDFSDLPVETVVYKLEEGEQSCACCGGSLHEMTTEMRSEIALVPPQVKVMRHIRQVYACRHCERHEIQTPIVTAPMPRPVYPGSLASPSSMAYVMTQKYVDGLPLYRQEQQFARLGYTLSRQTMANWMMYGAEQWLSPLFAAMKAYLLRQEVLHADETTLQVLREEGKSAEATSYLWLYRTGRDVPPAILYEYQRTRGSEHPRNFLSGFKGYLHVDGYPGYHKVADVKLVGCWAHARRKYDEALKAGPPEMRKLGTVAGQGLAYCNQLYAIERDLAEVSAEERQAKRQEQSLPVLNAYHGWLKEQRSKTLPKSLSGQAIAYSLNQWDKLTAFLSDGRLELDNNRSERSIKPFVIGRKNWLFANTPRGAKASAVIYSVIESAKENGLHPFNYLKYLFEQLPQISGPLDADALEPFMPWSHELPAECRLSKK from the coding sequence ATGGAAAATCGAGCGGAATCGCCTCAGATCGAAGAGCTTCGGCAACAAAATGCGAAGCTGGAACAACAAAATATCGAGCTATCGGCCAAGCTCAAGTGGTACGAGGAACAGTTCCGTCTGGCGCAGCAAAAGCGCTTCGGCACTTCCAGCGAGAAGACGAATCCGGACCAGATGGAGCTGAATCTGTTCAACGAAGCCGAAGTGCTGGCCACACCAGCCGGACAAGAGCCACCTACAGAGAAGATCACGTACGAGCGCCGCAAACAGACGGGCAAGCGTGAAGACGACTTCTCCGACCTGCCGGTAGAGACCGTCGTGTACAAACTCGAGGAAGGCGAACAGTCCTGTGCTTGCTGCGGCGGCTCGCTGCATGAGATGACGACTGAGATGCGCAGCGAGATCGCGCTGGTGCCCCCGCAGGTCAAGGTCATGCGGCATATTCGTCAAGTCTATGCTTGCCGCCACTGCGAGCGTCATGAGATCCAGACACCCATCGTCACGGCGCCCATGCCGAGGCCCGTCTATCCCGGAAGCTTGGCTTCGCCGTCCAGCATGGCCTACGTCATGACGCAGAAATATGTGGATGGCTTGCCCCTGTACCGGCAAGAGCAGCAGTTCGCGCGTCTTGGCTATACGTTGTCTCGCCAGACGATGGCGAACTGGATGATGTATGGTGCGGAGCAATGGCTGTCTCCGCTGTTTGCTGCCATGAAGGCGTATCTGCTGCGGCAAGAAGTGCTGCATGCCGACGAGACGACGCTTCAGGTGCTGCGCGAAGAAGGCAAGTCCGCGGAAGCGACGTCCTACCTGTGGCTATATCGGACCGGACGTGATGTGCCGCCGGCAATACTCTACGAATACCAACGGACGCGGGGCAGCGAACATCCGCGCAACTTCCTGTCCGGATTCAAAGGCTATTTGCATGTGGATGGGTACCCTGGGTACCACAAGGTGGCAGACGTGAAGCTCGTCGGTTGTTGGGCACATGCCCGGCGCAAGTACGACGAGGCGCTGAAGGCAGGGCCGCCGGAGATGAGGAAGCTGGGAACCGTTGCAGGACAGGGCCTGGCTTACTGTAACCAGCTGTATGCAATTGAACGGGACCTTGCCGAAGTCTCCGCTGAAGAGCGACAGGCGAAGAGGCAGGAGCAAAGCCTGCCGGTGCTTAACGCCTATCATGGATGGCTGAAGGAGCAACGGTCCAAAACCTTGCCGAAGAGCCTGTCCGGTCAAGCGATCGCCTACAGCTTGAATCAGTGGGATAAGCTTACTGCGTTCCTGTCAGATGGGCGGCTGGAGCTCGACAACAATCGGAGCGAGCGGTCGATCAAACCGTTCGTGATCGGGCGCAAAAACTGGCTGTTCGCCAACACGCCTCGCGGCGCGAAGGCTAGCGCGGTAATCTACAGCGTGATCGAATCGGCCAAGGAGAATGGTCTGCACCCGTTCAACTACTTAAAGTACCTCTTCGAGCAGTTGCCGCAAATCTCTGGACCGCTCGATGCCGACGCGCTCGAACCCTTCATGCCATGGTCGCACGAGCTACCGGCTGAGTGCCGATTAAGTAAAAAGTAA
- the tnpB gene encoding IS66 family insertion sequence element accessory protein TnpB (TnpB, as the term is used for proteins encoded by IS66 family insertion elements, is considered an accessory protein, since TnpC, encoded by a neighboring gene, is a DDE family transposase.) produces the protein MLSELTSRQVFLACGSTDLRKSIDGLAALVQEGLGLNPFSPCLFVFCNRERNKLKILYWEHNGFWLFYRRLERGTFQWPRDHSDPVTVTTRELRWLLDGLSLSQRQAHPKVTAATVI, from the coding sequence ATGCTGAGCGAATTAACCAGCCGTCAGGTATTTCTGGCTTGTGGCAGCACGGATTTACGTAAATCCATCGACGGATTGGCTGCTCTTGTCCAAGAGGGGCTCGGACTGAATCCATTCTCTCCATGCTTGTTCGTCTTTTGCAACCGCGAGCGGAACAAGTTAAAGATCTTGTATTGGGAGCACAACGGTTTCTGGCTGTTCTACCGCCGGCTCGAGCGCGGCACGTTCCAGTGGCCCAGGGATCACAGCGATCCGGTCACGGTCACGACCCGCGAGCTCCGCTGGCTGCTGGACGGACTTTCGCTCAGCCAGCGGCAGGCTCACCCGAAAGTGACCGCCGCTACGGTCATTTAG
- the tnpA gene encoding IS66 family insertion sequence element accessory protein TnpA has translation MAREDVQKKWEERIAAFRSSGEKAARWCKANQVDRRGLYTWMKRLSGSSPAAVKSATFVKAHITPEPEATPSACLRIRIGAAVIEVDAGFNPALLRDVVQALEVIC, from the coding sequence ATGGCCAGAGAAGACGTACAGAAGAAATGGGAAGAACGAATTGCCGCTTTCCGTTCCAGTGGAGAAAAAGCAGCAAGATGGTGCAAAGCCAATCAGGTGGATCGTCGCGGGCTCTATACATGGATGAAGAGACTAAGCGGTTCATCCCCTGCTGCTGTCAAGTCAGCCACCTTCGTCAAAGCTCATATTACTCCCGAGCCGGAAGCCACACCTTCGGCTTGCCTTCGCATCCGAATCGGCGCAGCCGTCATCGAGGTTGACGCCGGGTTCAATCCCGCTTTGCTCCGCGACGTGGTGCAGGCTTTGGAGGTCATATGCTGA
- a CDS encoding class I SAM-dependent methyltransferase encodes MIPEGNLKSNVDRFNGYGSLYDAHRPQAPAQVVNLLTGYLGGRPSLVVDIGCGTGLSTFVWTDAADRIVGVEPNEDMIAKAREKQALLSADAASRISFVRGYSNRLDIASESAEIVTCSQSFHWMDPDSTLKEIGRVLRPGGVFAAYDCDWPPQAGWEAESGYGKLIRLADETIARRVPEAERAVKRDKEQHLANLKASGQFRFAKEAVFHNVERCDADRYIGLALSQGGVQTALKLGATELEGEIQAFKTKVENYFQGRTLDVMFGYRMRLGVK; translated from the coding sequence ATGATTCCGGAAGGCAATTTGAAAAGCAATGTCGATCGGTTTAACGGCTACGGAAGCTTGTATGACGCCCATCGCCCGCAAGCGCCGGCCCAAGTCGTAAATCTGCTTACCGGCTACCTGGGCGGCAGACCGTCGCTTGTCGTCGATATCGGCTGCGGAACCGGACTGTCCACCTTTGTATGGACGGATGCGGCCGACCGGATCGTCGGGGTCGAACCGAACGAGGACATGATCGCCAAGGCGAGGGAGAAGCAAGCGCTGCTGAGCGCGGATGCCGCAAGCCGGATTTCGTTTGTTCGCGGGTATTCGAACCGGCTGGATATCGCTTCCGAATCGGCGGAGATCGTCACCTGCTCGCAATCGTTTCATTGGATGGATCCCGACAGCACGTTAAAGGAAATCGGCCGCGTGCTGCGCCCGGGCGGCGTGTTCGCCGCTTACGATTGCGATTGGCCGCCCCAGGCCGGCTGGGAAGCGGAGAGCGGCTACGGGAAGCTGATCCGGCTGGCGGACGAAACGATCGCGAGGCGGGTGCCGGAAGCGGAACGAGCGGTGAAGCGGGACAAGGAGCAGCATCTGGCGAACTTGAAGGCAAGCGGGCAGTTTCGATTTGCGAAAGAAGCGGTGTTTCACAACGTGGAACGGTGCGACGCCGACCGTTATATCGGACTTGCGCTCAGCCAGGGCGGGGTACAAACGGCGCTCAAGCTTGGGGCGACGGAGCTGGAAGGTGAGATTCAAGCGTTCAAGACCAAGGTTGAAAACTATTTCCAAGGACGAACGCTGGACGTCATGTTCGGGTACCGGATGCGGCTTGGGGTTAAATGA